One window of Botrimarina mediterranea genomic DNA carries:
- a CDS encoding cob(I)yrinic acid a,c-diamide adenosyltransferase has protein sequence MKIYTKSGDAGETGLFGGGRVRKDHPRIAAYGTLDELNATLGVARAELARSTDLDAAAASGFDALLGTLQNRLFDLGAELATPDAQEKGLEVIQPRHIEDLERAIDHHESQLPPLRQFILPGGTAVAGQLHVARCVCRRAEREIVALSGVHPLRDVPIRYVNRLSDLLFVLARAANQMAGQADVPWEKAAD, from the coding sequence ATGAAGATCTACACCAAATCCGGCGACGCCGGCGAAACGGGCCTTTTCGGGGGCGGTCGTGTCCGGAAGGACCACCCGCGGATCGCCGCCTACGGCACACTCGACGAGCTCAACGCTACGCTCGGCGTCGCCCGCGCCGAGCTGGCCCGCTCGACCGACCTCGACGCGGCCGCCGCCTCTGGGTTCGACGCCTTGCTCGGGACCCTACAGAACCGCCTCTTCGACCTCGGCGCCGAGCTGGCGACGCCAGACGCTCAGGAAAAAGGTCTCGAGGTCATCCAGCCGCGGCACATCGAGGACCTTGAGCGGGCGATCGACCACCACGAATCCCAGCTCCCACCCCTCCGGCAGTTCATCCTCCCCGGCGGGACGGCTGTGGCGGGCCAGCTGCACGTCGCCCGCTGCGTCTGCCGGCGGGCCGAACGAGAGATCGTCGCCCTCTCCGGCGTGCACCCGCTGCGGGACGTGCCGATCCGCTACGTCAATCGACTCAGCGACCTGTTGTTCGTCCTCGCCCGGGCCGCCAACCAGATGGCCGGCCAGGCGGATGTCCCCTGGGAAAAGGCCGCCGACTGA
- a CDS encoding P-II family nitrogen regulator yields the protein MKKIEAIVRHYKLEDVKNALTEQGVAGMTITEVRGFGRQKGHTEMYRGTEYAVDFVPKVKLEVVVDDDRVQTAVDAILKSAHTGQIGDGKVFVYNLENAVRIRTGETGGEAL from the coding sequence ATGAAGAAAATCGAAGCGATCGTCCGTCACTACAAGCTGGAAGACGTCAAGAACGCCCTCACCGAGCAGGGCGTCGCCGGCATGACCATCACCGAGGTCCGCGGCTTCGGCCGCCAGAAGGGCCACACCGAGATGTACCGCGGCACCGAGTACGCCGTGGATTTTGTGCCGAAGGTGAAGCTTGAGGTCGTCGTCGATGACGACCGGGTCCAAACCGCCGTGGACGCCATCCTCAAATCGGCCCACACCGGGCAGATCGGCGATGGCAAGGTCTTCGTCTACAACCTCGAGAACGCGGTCCGTATCCGCACCGGCGAGACGGGTGGCGAGGCGCTCTAG